The proteins below come from a single Thermodesulfobacteriota bacterium genomic window:
- a CDS encoding archease: protein MGYEYLEHAADVGVRAEGRTMEEAFESGAEAALNVMFDLSSIDETVTVSFAADAPEPALLFVETINEVLSIQDRHGLALKRLVSGEIRKTDDGYRFVGTARGEPLDLNKHAVKTEVKAATYSGLSYTESPDKEMRHAFECVLDV, encoded by the coding sequence ATGGGGTACGAATATCTGGAGCACGCCGCGGACGTGGGCGTCCGGGCCGAGGGGCGGACCATGGAGGAGGCGTTCGAGAGCGGGGCCGAAGCCGCGCTGAACGTGATGTTCGACCTCTCCTCCATAGACGAGACCGTAACCGTAAGCTTCGCCGCGGACGCCCCGGAGCCGGCGCTCCTCTTCGTCGAGACCATTAACGAGGTACTCTCCATCCAGGACCGCCACGGGCTCGCGCTAAAGAGGCTCGTCTCCGGGGAAATAAGAAAAACCGACGACGGCTACAGGTTCGTCGGCACGGCCAGAGGAGAGCCGCTTGATCTGAACAAACACGCCGTAAAGACGGAGGTCAAGGCGGCTACATATTCGGGGCTTAGTTACACCGAGAGCCCGGATAAAGAGATGCGACACGCCTTCGAGTGCGTGCTCGACGTCTAA
- a CDS encoding RtcB family protein, with the protein MAIEVKKLTDYTWEIPMTGEMLVPGRIYADEEIISGLLGDYEKKKHGGFTPALQQVSNVATLPGVEKASLAMADIHPGYGFAIGGVGAFDMTKGVISVAGVGFDINCGVRVLRTPLTREDVEPRKEALANQLFRDVPSGVGSTGDIRLSEYEIDELLKRGSAFVIERGYGLSGDLEYTEERGAVADARPENVSRRAKERQFRQVGTLGSGNHYLELQWVEEIYDAEAAAVFGLHKNQVLIAIHCGSRALGHQIGTDYLKTLEAASRRYGIPIRDRELVCAPIESEEGVRYLTAVNCGINCAFANRQVIGHLARGAVSRVMEINPEEIELLYDVAHNTCKVETHTVDGKEKNLLVHRKGATRAFGPGRPEVPEAYREVGQPLLVGGSMGTASYILMGTEKGMRDCFGSAVHGAGRALSRMQAKKRWRGSEIIKELEEKGIIIRSRGKSGVAEEAPLAYKDVDRVVDIMDRAGVNKKVARVRPLVCIKG; encoded by the coding sequence ATGGCGATAGAGGTAAAAAAACTTACAGACTACACCTGGGAGATCCCTATGACGGGCGAGATGCTCGTCCCGGGCAGGATATACGCCGACGAGGAGATAATCTCCGGCCTCCTCGGAGACTACGAGAAAAAAAAGCACGGGGGCTTTACGCCCGCGCTCCAACAGGTATCTAACGTAGCCACGCTTCCCGGAGTGGAAAAGGCCTCGCTCGCCATGGCAGATATCCACCCGGGCTACGGCTTTGCCATCGGAGGCGTGGGGGCGTTCGACATGACGAAGGGGGTCATAAGCGTTGCCGGGGTGGGCTTCGACATAAACTGCGGCGTACGCGTCCTCCGGACCCCGCTTACAAGAGAGGACGTCGAGCCCCGGAAGGAAGCACTCGCGAACCAGCTCTTCCGGGACGTGCCCTCCGGGGTCGGCTCCACGGGCGACATAAGACTCAGTGAATATGAGATAGACGAACTCTTAAAACGGGGCTCGGCCTTTGTAATCGAAAGAGGCTACGGGTTGTCCGGTGATCTCGAATACACCGAGGAGCGTGGGGCCGTGGCGGACGCCCGGCCCGAGAACGTAAGCCGCAGGGCCAAGGAGAGGCAGTTCAGGCAGGTGGGCACCCTCGGCTCGGGCAACCATTACCTCGAACTACAGTGGGTCGAAGAGATATACGACGCGGAGGCCGCCGCTGTATTCGGCCTGCACAAGAACCAGGTACTCATAGCCATCCACTGCGGGAGCCGCGCGCTGGGGCACCAGATAGGGACCGATTACCTGAAGACACTCGAAGCGGCGAGCAGGCGCTACGGTATACCGATAAGGGATCGGGAACTGGTCTGCGCCCCCATAGAGAGCGAGGAGGGAGTGCGCTACCTGACCGCCGTTAACTGCGGCATAAACTGCGCCTTCGCCAACCGGCAGGTCATAGGGCATCTGGCCAGAGGTGCCGTCTCGCGCGTTATGGAGATAAACCCCGAGGAGATAGAGCTCCTCTACGACGTGGCCCACAATACGTGCAAGGTGGAAACACACACGGTCGACGGGAAAGAAAAAAACCTCCTCGTGCACCGTAAGGGCGCGACGAGGGCCTTCGGACCGGGCAGGCCGGAGGTGCCGGAGGCGTACAGAGAGGTCGGCCAGCCGCTTCTCGTGGGAGGCAGCATGGGGACCGCGTCCTATATCTTAATGGGCACCGAGAAAGGGATGCGTGATTGCTTCGGGAGCGCGGTGCACGGCGCCGGAAGGGCGCTCTCCAGGATGCAGGCCAAAAAGAGATGGCGCGGCTCGGAGATAATAAAGGAGCTCGAGGAGAAGGGCATAATCATACGGTCAAGGGGCAAGTCCGGCGTGGCCGAGGAGGCCCCGCTCGCCTATAAGGACGTGGACAGGGTCGTGGACATAATGGACAGGGCGGGGGTCAATAAGAAGGTGGCCAGGGTAAGGCCGCTTGTGTGCATAAAGGGTTAG